From the Bacillus tuaregi genome, one window contains:
- a CDS encoding BCCT family transporter codes for MNTKGEGANRKGLIDKKIFIPSILIMMAVSVLFSMYETESLSILNRVFDVIVETFTWGYIWYAIILVAAGLFLSFSKYGNIVLGNPTEKPKYTLFEYASILIAMGLGSTIMRTGMIGWTKVAIDPPYSAEAQSAEALLWGSSYSMFLWSFQVFAIFVMAAPAIGYVLHVRKKPLMRISEACRAILGNKFTDGIGGKLLDVIFLISILSGAAVTLGLGAPIITYNLSKLFDIEVTFGLTMIVTIIWVILFTISAYLGIDKGIKRLSTFNMYMAGAFALFIMIAGPGIFILNYFTDTIGFLFSHYIDISLYTNSLDLEGSTYMERNTVFWFAYSATWAMLHSIFAAKISKGRTIKEMILTYLLAPTLISWLATGVLGGLGVHRYLTGSVPVLDIVKKDPMAAIPELLATLPLPAIAITVFIIVATIFLTTTLDSTTYTIAAYTSTKNMSKEDPSKTLRVIVAAIVTIFALILMRIGGLAPLEVLSGLMGIPIILIQFLTIYAAKKMMDEDQAWKYNVRNKNTVRKQTTRKMEEREKEEKVVNF; via the coding sequence TTGAATACTAAAGGTGAAGGAGCGAATAGGAAAGGATTAATTGACAAGAAAATTTTTATACCATCTATCCTCATCATGATGGCAGTCAGTGTACTTTTCTCCATGTATGAGACAGAATCTCTTTCTATATTAAATCGGGTCTTTGATGTAATTGTGGAAACGTTTACGTGGGGGTATATCTGGTATGCGATAATATTAGTTGCAGCAGGTCTATTTTTATCGTTTTCAAAATATGGAAATATCGTTTTAGGAAATCCTACAGAAAAGCCGAAATATACTTTATTTGAGTATGCATCCATTCTCATTGCTATGGGTCTGGGTTCTACTATTATGAGAACAGGGATGATTGGCTGGACAAAGGTTGCGATTGATCCGCCCTATAGTGCCGAAGCACAATCAGCCGAAGCGTTGTTATGGGGAAGCTCATACAGCATGTTTTTATGGAGCTTTCAGGTGTTTGCGATTTTTGTTATGGCCGCACCGGCAATCGGATATGTTTTACATGTCAGAAAGAAGCCATTAATGAGAATCTCGGAAGCCTGTCGTGCAATCCTGGGAAATAAATTTACTGATGGCATTGGCGGAAAATTACTGGATGTTATTTTCTTAATTAGTATCTTATCGGGAGCAGCCGTTACCTTAGGACTGGGAGCACCAATTATTACATATAATTTAAGTAAGCTTTTCGATATTGAGGTCACGTTTGGACTAACGATGATTGTCACGATTATTTGGGTCATCCTATTTACGATCAGTGCCTATTTAGGTATTGATAAAGGAATAAAAAGGTTAAGTACCTTTAATATGTATATGGCAGGTGCATTTGCCTTATTTATTATGATAGCAGGACCGGGTATCTTTATATTAAATTATTTCACGGATACCATCGGCTTTTTATTCTCACATTATATTGATATTTCCCTTTATACAAATTCACTAGATTTAGAGGGATCCACGTATATGGAGCGAAACACAGTGTTCTGGTTCGCATATAGTGCAACATGGGCAATGCTCCACAGTATTTTTGCCGCTAAAATATCCAAGGGCAGGACGATTAAAGAAATGATTTTAACCTATTTATTAGCCCCGACACTCATTTCTTGGTTAGCAACCGGTGTACTCGGAGGGCTTGGCGTTCATCGATATCTAACAGGAAGTGTTCCTGTCTTAGATATTGTCAAGAAGGACCCAATGGCAGCGATACCGGAATTGTTGGCAACATTACCTCTCCCTGCCATTGCTATTACAGTTTTTATCATCGTAGCAACGATTTTCCTAACTACGACACTAGACTCGACAACGTATACGATTGCAGCTTATACAAGTACAAAAAATATGAGTAAAGAGGATCCTTCTAAAACATTAAGAGTGATAGTTGCCGCTATTGTGACCATTTTTGCCTTAATATTAATGAGAATTGGCGGTCTCGCCCCACTGGAGGTTCTTTCAGGTCTTATGGGGATACCGATAATCTTGATTCAGTTCTTAACCATTTATGCCGCTAAAAAAATGATGGACGAGGATCAAGCGTGGAAATATAATGTGAGAAATAAAAATACTGTAAGAAAGCAAACAACGAGGAAAATGGAAGAAAGAGAGAAAGAGGAAAAAGTAGTAAACTTCTAA
- the thiS gene encoding sulfur carrier protein ThiS has translation MKVNGISIALEKEQSLYDFLTLKDYDLTKIAVECNGNIVPKAEYKNVILKEEDTLEIVKFVGGG, from the coding sequence ATGAAGGTAAATGGGATATCTATCGCATTAGAGAAGGAGCAATCTTTGTATGATTTTTTAACTTTAAAAGACTATGATTTAACGAAAATTGCCGTTGAATGCAATGGAAATATTGTTCCTAAAGCAGAATACAAGAATGTCATTTTGAAAGAAGAAGATACTTTAGAAATCGTTAAATTTGTAGGCGGAGGTTGA
- the thiF gene encoding sulfur carrier protein ThiS adenylyltransferase ThiF — MKIILNGKEQETTYQTAFQVREGIGSPDDIVILNGFQIDQDSPLTENDIVSIIRKGVMPMEEELESLMMARHTPYVHQRVKKAKVAIAGLGGLGSNIAIMLARIGVGHLFLVDFDIVEPSNLNRQSYYIRHLGMPKTAALKEQIEEINPFITIETKIVRISENNVKELFEGYDVICEAFDKPNAKAMLVNTALEQLPDCKIVSGSGMAGYDSSNLIQTRRPIKQLYLCGDLENEARVGRGLMAPRVQICAGHQANMILRLLLGQEEV; from the coding sequence ATGAAAATTATCCTCAATGGAAAAGAACAGGAAACAACTTATCAAACGGCATTCCAAGTAAGAGAAGGGATTGGAAGTCCAGATGATATTGTGATCTTAAATGGATTTCAAATCGATCAAGATTCACCCTTAACTGAAAATGATATTGTTTCTATTATTCGCAAAGGCGTCATGCCTATGGAAGAGGAATTAGAAAGCTTGATGATGGCGAGGCATACGCCATATGTCCATCAAAGAGTTAAAAAAGCAAAGGTTGCCATCGCTGGCTTAGGAGGTCTTGGATCGAATATCGCTATTATGCTGGCGAGAATTGGAGTTGGACATCTGTTTCTAGTTGATTTTGATATTGTTGAGCCTAGTAATCTTAACAGGCAAAGCTATTACATCAGACACCTGGGAATGCCCAAGACAGCCGCCCTTAAAGAGCAAATAGAAGAGATTAATCCATTTATTACCATCGAGACTAAAATCGTTAGAATTTCAGAGAACAATGTGAAAGAGCTCTTTGAGGGCTACGATGTCATCTGTGAGGCCTTTGACAAACCAAATGCCAAAGCGATGCTGGTAAATACGGCATTGGAGCAGCTCCCTGATTGTAAAATTGTCTCCGGATCAGGGATGGCAGGTTATGACAGCTCTAATTTAATCCAAACAAGAAGACCGATAAAACAATTATACCTATGTGGAGATTTAGAAAATGAAGCAAGGGTCGGTAGAGGTCTAATGGCACCAAGAGTGCAAATTTGTGCCGGCCACCAGGCTAATATGATTCTGCGCTTATTATTAGGACAAGAGGAAGTATAA
- a CDS encoding thiazole synthase encodes MKETLKKDTLTIGGHEFQSRFILGSGKFSLDIMKAVIEFGEAEIVTLALRRANTGSAENIVDYIPKNITLLPNTSGARNAEEAVRIARLSRELGCGDFIKLEVISDSKYLLPDNQETVRATELLAKEGFIVMPYMYPDLYTARDLVNAGASAVMPLGSPIGSNKGLCTKEFIQILVDEIDLPIIVDAGIGRPSQACEAMEMGAAAVMCNTAVATASDVSMMASAFNRAIKAGREAYLAGLGRVLDFKAEASSPLTGFLEDEGK; translated from the coding sequence ATGAAAGAGACTTTAAAAAAAGATACATTAACAATCGGTGGACATGAGTTTCAATCTCGTTTTATTCTAGGGTCAGGTAAATTTTCCCTCGATATCATGAAGGCCGTTATCGAATTTGGTGAGGCTGAAATCGTCACTTTAGCCTTAAGAAGAGCGAATACAGGTAGTGCGGAGAATATCGTTGACTATATTCCGAAAAACATTACCTTGCTTCCGAATACCTCCGGTGCAAGAAATGCAGAGGAAGCCGTAAGAATCGCCCGTCTTTCAAGAGAACTTGGCTGTGGGGACTTTATTAAATTAGAGGTTATTTCCGATTCAAAATACTTACTGCCTGATAACCAAGAAACAGTGAGAGCTACCGAATTGCTGGCAAAGGAGGGATTTATTGTCATGCCTTATATGTACCCAGATTTATATACAGCCAGAGACCTTGTCAATGCGGGAGCTAGTGCTGTTATGCCTCTAGGTTCACCGATTGGAAGTAATAAAGGTCTGTGTACAAAGGAATTCATTCAAATTTTAGTGGATGAAATCGACTTACCAATTATTGTTGATGCTGGAATCGGCCGCCCATCGCAGGCCTGTGAAGCAATGGAAATGGGTGCAGCTGCCGTCATGTGTAATACAGCCGTTGCAACAGCAAGCGATGTGTCCATGATGGCAAGCGCTTTTAACCGAGCAATAAAGGCAGGACGCGAAGCCTATTTAGCCGGTTTAGGAAGAGTGCTCGATTTTAAAGCAGAAGCCTCAAGTCCATTAACAGGATTTTTGGAGGATGAAGGCAAATGA
- the thiH gene encoding 2-iminoacetate synthase ThiH, which yields MSRKKVDHMQYQEGMEIIESDLMDQVLKTVEKYDYSLYTGRDVERVLAKDQLSLEDFGVLLSPAALEYLEEMAQKGMAETKKHFGNSVTLFTPLYIANYCENECVYCGFKATNKIQRAVLNPNEAEDELRAIAATGLEEILLLTGESRYKSDVEYIGKIIKLAAKYFKTVGIEIYPLNVDEYAYIRECGADFVSVYQETYNPDKYEQVHLWGSKRIFPYRFYAQERAILGGMRGVSFGALLGLDDFRKDAFAAGLHAKLIQQKYPHAEIGFSVPRIRPYINNADNNSKDVHEKQLLQVMMAYRLFMPFAGVTISTREREGFRDHVAGMVATKMSAGVNVGVGGHEEEQKGDQQFEISDERSVEEVHDMLVQKSLQPVYSDYIRV from the coding sequence ATGAGTAGAAAAAAAGTTGATCATATGCAGTACCAGGAAGGCATGGAGATTATAGAATCTGATTTAATGGACCAGGTGTTAAAAACAGTAGAAAAGTATGATTATAGCCTTTATACAGGACGTGATGTTGAGAGAGTTCTAGCCAAAGACCAGTTATCATTGGAGGACTTTGGAGTGCTTCTCTCCCCTGCTGCATTAGAGTATTTAGAAGAAATGGCTCAAAAGGGAATGGCGGAAACAAAGAAGCATTTCGGGAATAGCGTAACCCTTTTTACACCTTTATATATAGCAAATTATTGTGAGAACGAATGTGTCTATTGTGGGTTTAAAGCGACAAATAAAATTCAACGGGCCGTCCTTAACCCAAATGAAGCAGAGGATGAATTGAGAGCGATTGCCGCTACAGGTTTAGAAGAAATTTTACTCCTTACTGGTGAATCTCGCTACAAATCAGATGTTGAATATATCGGGAAAATCATTAAGCTAGCAGCAAAATATTTTAAAACAGTCGGCATTGAAATCTATCCTTTAAATGTTGATGAATACGCATATATACGTGAATGCGGTGCGGATTTTGTGTCTGTTTATCAGGAAACCTATAACCCTGATAAATATGAACAGGTTCATTTATGGGGATCGAAGCGAATTTTCCCCTACCGTTTTTATGCTCAGGAACGGGCAATATTAGGCGGCATGCGCGGTGTTTCCTTCGGGGCGCTGCTTGGATTAGATGATTTTCGTAAGGATGCCTTTGCCGCTGGTTTGCATGCAAAATTAATCCAACAAAAGTACCCGCATGCTGAAATTGGCTTCTCCGTCCCACGGATACGTCCATATATTAACAATGCGGATAATAATTCAAAGGATGTACACGAAAAGCAGCTTTTACAGGTGATGATGGCTTACCGCTTGTTTATGCCATTTGCCGGTGTTACGATTTCTACTCGCGAAAGAGAAGGGTTTCGTGATCATGTTGCTGGTATGGTGGCAACGAAAATGTCAGCAGGTGTAAATGTCGGTGTCGGCGGCCATGAGGAAGAACAAAAGGGTGATCAGCAGTTTGAGATTTCTGATGAACGAAGTGTTGAAGAAGTCCACGACATGCTTGTCCAAAAAAGTCTGCAGCCGGTCTATTCCGACTACATCAGAGTCTAG
- a CDS encoding thiamine phosphate synthase produces MLIYVTNRNLCKQDFLVQVNQLAKGKPHAIMLREKDLALDEYEALACQVKDICAHHNVPLIINQNISVAAKLELDHIQLSMENLRKYQSKLHPFSVIGASVHSVQEAKEAVALGATYLIAGHIYSTDSKKGVPPRGLSFLKDVCDTVSIPVFAIGGIKKDHVKDLIATGAKGFCIMSESMTCLHPVELARQFRG; encoded by the coding sequence ATGCTGATTTATGTGACCAATCGGAACCTCTGTAAACAGGACTTTTTAGTACAAGTCAATCAATTAGCTAAAGGGAAGCCGCATGCCATTATGCTTCGAGAGAAAGACTTGGCACTTGATGAATATGAAGCATTAGCATGTCAGGTGAAAGACATATGTGCACATCACAATGTTCCGCTCATCATTAATCAAAACATTTCTGTCGCTGCTAAGCTGGAATTAGACCATATTCAATTATCTATGGAGAATTTGAGGAAATATCAAAGCAAGTTACATCCATTTAGCGTAATAGGAGCCTCTGTTCATTCAGTACAAGAAGCTAAAGAGGCAGTAGCATTAGGGGCTACTTACTTAATTGCTGGACATATTTATTCAACAGATAGTAAAAAGGGAGTTCCTCCAAGAGGACTCTCCTTTCTCAAAGATGTATGTGATACGGTTAGTATCCCGGTATTTGCCATAGGTGGAATCAAAAAAGATCATGTTAAAGACCTTATCGCAACGGGCGCGAAGGGATTTTGTATCATGTCTGAGTCCATGACCTGTCTACATCCGGTTGAATTAGCGCGACAATTTAGAGGTTGA
- a CDS encoding polyprenyl synthetase family protein: MCHMNKELLIDTDTCYKLAKQKAASYFYTLTEQVVQQTYVPVLTKDLQAWKQKHIQRSFLSLLSRRKKKETSQGYYHYIQWLDYTGKLDDYLDRSISYIYLRDLGKDLKSDETKRRIRDVVENLKEHLTETKDEEASTDTYSMASLYRMAEKEGVELAMIWLVQKLKTVSENIPKGLDAEQAQRKLIKIIAGVIMLELEERSGQESPEERTRNLDRAIRLGYCYGLTYPFIDDLLDANILSAAERRRYSDLIRSTLTTGTVPELGEWEGENAAYIRFIHAELREAFEYMKVNQRKETRTRFFEQAYVFFRSQEEDRNKDLSNQHYSNKELFLPVILKAASARLIIRTIISAPEDEGFDSRTFYYGIYNQLADDFTDMFADLEAGAVTPYTYYLKYHEKRRDLINPFELYWTVIFHLIHHVYHSDSKTCEVMLDRAINSLKRFKARVGSEKYHEIMTIFTAGIPKFNRVIQKMVDKADDVDFFDKLLRDHMITILKEEQKEQQEFRDTIEAVRHQINKYLPLPKNQISAFIKEGIVDAANYSLSGDGKRLRPIITWVMGVRGYGLKESDIMPLLKSLEYMHTSSLIFDDLPSQDNAPIRRGRPTLHQVYNMATAELTGLFLTQKAVEEQASLDQFDAKIVLSLIHYSAQKVEEMCEGQAMDLSSIGSPLTLEELTIMSFYKTGIAFEASLIMPALLAKASETEIAALKEFAYHAGIAFQIKDDLLDAEGDQAIIGKPVGKDVENHRSTFVTVLGVDCAKKNMWEHYCLASDALQEVPRNTSFLKHLLNYIVNRDH; encoded by the coding sequence ATGTGTCATATGAATAAGGAGCTATTAATAGATACAGATACTTGTTATAAGTTGGCTAAGCAGAAGGCTGCTAGTTATTTTTATACATTAACTGAGCAAGTGGTGCAGCAGACTTATGTTCCCGTCCTGACTAAAGATTTACAAGCCTGGAAGCAGAAGCATATTCAACGTTCCTTTCTATCTCTGTTATCGCGTCGAAAGAAAAAAGAGACTTCACAGGGATATTATCACTATATTCAGTGGCTTGACTACACAGGAAAGCTGGATGATTACCTGGATCGCAGTATATCTTATATTTACCTGAGAGATTTAGGAAAAGATCTTAAGTCAGATGAGACAAAGAGAAGAATTCGGGATGTGGTGGAAAATCTAAAAGAACATCTCACAGAGACTAAGGATGAGGAAGCTTCTACTGATACATACAGCATGGCAAGTCTTTATCGGATGGCTGAGAAGGAAGGCGTCGAATTAGCTATGATCTGGCTGGTTCAAAAGCTGAAAACGGTATCTGAAAATATCCCGAAAGGGCTTGATGCAGAGCAAGCCCAGCGAAAGCTAATCAAAATCATCGCTGGGGTCATCATGCTAGAGCTGGAGGAGAGGAGCGGTCAGGAGTCTCCTGAGGAACGAACCCGTAATTTGGATAGGGCCATACGGCTGGGTTATTGCTACGGTCTAACTTATCCCTTTATCGATGATCTCCTCGATGCAAATATCTTATCTGCTGCTGAGAGGAGGCGATATTCTGATTTGATACGGAGCACCCTGACAACAGGAACAGTACCAGAATTAGGTGAGTGGGAAGGAGAAAATGCGGCATATATTCGCTTCATTCACGCGGAGCTGCGTGAAGCCTTTGAATATATGAAGGTCAACCAGCGTAAGGAAACGAGAACTCGTTTTTTCGAGCAGGCCTATGTATTTTTTCGCTCGCAGGAGGAGGACCGCAATAAGGATTTATCGAACCAACATTACAGTAATAAAGAGCTGTTTTTGCCGGTCATTTTAAAAGCAGCCTCAGCCCGATTGATTATTCGTACGATCATTAGTGCACCGGAGGATGAGGGCTTTGACAGCCGGACCTTTTATTATGGAATCTATAATCAGCTTGCCGATGATTTTACAGATATGTTTGCTGATCTGGAGGCAGGAGCGGTTACTCCCTATACGTATTATTTGAAATATCATGAAAAGCGTCGAGATTTGATAAACCCATTTGAATTATATTGGACCGTCATTTTTCACTTAATCCATCATGTTTATCATTCAGACTCCAAGACCTGTGAAGTAATGCTAGACAGAGCAATTAACAGCCTGAAACGCTTTAAGGCGCGGGTGGGTAGTGAAAAATATCATGAAATCATGACGATTTTCACAGCGGGGATTCCGAAATTCAATCGTGTTATTCAAAAAATGGTAGATAAAGCAGATGATGTTGATTTCTTTGATAAACTGCTTCGTGATCACATGATTACCATTCTCAAAGAAGAACAAAAGGAGCAGCAGGAATTTAGGGATACAATTGAAGCCGTACGCCATCAAATCAATAAGTATCTGCCTTTACCTAAAAATCAAATTTCAGCATTTATAAAGGAGGGGATTGTGGATGCCGCCAACTATAGTCTTTCAGGTGATGGGAAGCGACTGCGACCGATTATTACATGGGTGATGGGTGTTAGGGGATATGGATTAAAGGAGTCAGACATCATGCCGCTTCTAAAATCATTGGAGTATATGCATACATCCTCCTTAATCTTTGACGACCTCCCTTCACAGGACAATGCGCCAATTCGCAGGGGACGGCCCACATTACATCAAGTGTATAATATGGCAACAGCTGAGCTAACAGGTCTTTTTCTGACACAGAAGGCGGTGGAGGAACAGGCTTCACTTGACCAATTTGATGCAAAAATAGTCCTTTCACTGATACACTATTCGGCTCAAAAGGTTGAAGAGATGTGTGAGGGACAGGCAATGGACTTAAGTTCCATCGGCAGTCCACTGACATTAGAGGAGCTGACGATTATGTCCTTTTATAAAACCGGTATTGCATTTGAAGCTTCCTTGATTATGCCTGCCCTGCTTGCCAAGGCTAGTGAAACAGAAATAGCAGCCTTGAAAGAATTCGCCTATCATGCAGGCATTGCATTTCAAATCAAGGATGACCTTCTGGATGCAGAAGGTGACCAGGCGATAATTGGAAAACCTGTTGGGAAGGATGTTGAAAATCATCGTTCAACCTTTGTCACTGTCCTAGGAGTCGATTGTGCCAAGAAAAACATGTGGGAGCATTACTGCCTTGCCTCGGACGCTTTGCAGGAAGTACCGCGTAACACCAGCTTTTTGAAGCATCTATTAAACTATATTGTGAATCGGGATCATTAA
- a CDS encoding amino acid permease: MEKQELKRGLKNRHVQLIAIGGTIGTGLFLGSGRAIQLAGPSIILAYLIVGIALFFVMRALGELLLSDAGYQSFTDFAADYIGPWAGYVTGWTYWFCWIMTAMADIIAVGLYVQYWFDIPQWMPALGCLILLLGLNLLTVKLFGELEFWFAIIKVITILALILIGVILLFVGFQTETGTVSAKNLWEFGGLFPNGISGFLLSFQMVVFAFVGVELVGVSAAETSDPKKNIPSAINKIPLRILFFYIGALIIILSINPWEQLNASSSPFVQVFSLVGIPVAAGIINFVVLTSAASACNSGLFSTSRILYNLSSHKQGPAKFSMLNKNHVPSNALFTSAFVLSIGALLSKLVPEQAFSIVTTISAICFIWVWSIILISHIKYQRTRPDLREKSSFKAPLTPFINYVVLLLFVFILVIMLLAEATRLALLLTPVWFILLFIVYSLRKRKMTNLSNENNIETGTIAQ; encoded by the coding sequence GTGGAAAAGCAGGAATTAAAAAGGGGACTGAAAAATCGACATGTACAGCTTATTGCCATTGGCGGTACGATTGGTACAGGTTTATTTTTAGGTTCCGGTAGGGCCATACAATTAGCAGGCCCATCTATCATATTGGCTTATTTAATCGTAGGAATTGCCTTGTTTTTTGTTATGAGGGCATTAGGGGAACTGCTTTTATCAGATGCAGGGTATCAATCATTTACCGACTTTGCCGCTGATTATATTGGACCATGGGCAGGCTATGTAACTGGTTGGACCTATTGGTTTTGTTGGATTATGACAGCAATGGCAGATATCATCGCAGTAGGGTTATATGTACAGTATTGGTTCGATATTCCGCAATGGATGCCGGCATTAGGCTGTTTAATCCTATTATTAGGACTGAATTTATTAACTGTTAAGCTATTTGGAGAGCTAGAATTTTGGTTTGCCATTATTAAGGTAATTACGATTCTTGCATTAATTCTTATCGGAGTCATCTTGCTATTCGTTGGATTTCAAACGGAAACAGGAACTGTTTCAGCTAAAAATTTATGGGAATTTGGCGGTCTATTTCCAAATGGGATTTCAGGTTTCCTTCTATCATTTCAAATGGTTGTATTTGCTTTCGTTGGTGTTGAACTAGTTGGTGTATCCGCTGCTGAAACGTCAGATCCGAAGAAAAATATCCCATCTGCCATCAATAAAATTCCATTGAGAATTCTGTTTTTCTATATAGGAGCACTTATTATTATATTAAGTATTAATCCATGGGAACAATTGAATGCTTCGAGCAGCCCTTTTGTACAGGTGTTTAGTTTAGTAGGTATTCCAGTTGCAGCTGGAATCATAAATTTTGTTGTCTTAACATCCGCAGCTTCAGCATGTAACAGTGGATTATTTTCAACGAGCCGAATTCTCTATAATTTAAGCAGTCATAAACAGGGACCTGCAAAATTTTCAATGTTAAATAAAAATCATGTACCAAGCAACGCATTGTTTACCTCGGCGTTTGTTCTATCGATTGGTGCTTTATTGAGTAAGCTAGTTCCGGAACAAGCATTTAGTATTGTCACAACGATTAGTGCTATTTGTTTTATCTGGGTATGGAGCATTATATTAATTTCTCATATAAAATATCAAAGAACACGTCCAGATTTACGGGAAAAGTCTAGTTTCAAGGCACCGTTGACACCATTTATCAATTATGTGGTACTTTTGCTTTTTGTATTTATTTTAGTCATTATGTTACTCGCTGAAGCAACACGACTAGCGCTACTATTGACGCCAGTATGGTTTATCCTATTATTTATCGTTTATTCATTAAGAAAAAGAAAAATGACTAATCTCTCAAATGAAAATAACATAGAAACAGGTACTATTGCGCAATAA
- a CDS encoding YitT family protein yields MIKSHSTWIKNIILVLLGNTLYALAVTTFILPNGLITGGTAGLALVFYHQFGVPVSAFVLAFNIAMFIVGAIILGRSFALTTLISTFYFPFILGIFENITMLQNITDDRLLSAIYTGIIIGVSIGIVIKAGASTGGMDIPPLVLNKKLGISVSVSLYVFDSLILLSQMLFANKEQVLYGILLVMIYTVILDKVLIFGKSRMQVKIISDKYDEINQSILQHLDRGSTLIHSETGYRHDKRLVVLTIVSNRELPKLNNLVLSIDPQAFMIINQVNEVKGRGFTMEKSYE; encoded by the coding sequence ATGATTAAGTCACATTCAACATGGATAAAAAATATTATTTTAGTCCTTTTGGGAAATACGCTTTATGCGTTGGCAGTCACTACCTTTATTCTTCCAAATGGTTTAATTACAGGAGGTACTGCCGGATTAGCACTCGTTTTCTATCATCAATTTGGGGTTCCCGTATCCGCTTTTGTACTCGCTTTTAACATTGCTATGTTTATTGTGGGAGCCATCATACTCGGCAGATCATTTGCGCTTACGACCTTAATCAGCACCTTTTACTTCCCATTTATTCTCGGTATTTTTGAAAATATTACGATGCTGCAGAATATTACGGATGATCGGCTTCTTTCGGCCATCTATACAGGCATCATCATCGGTGTCAGTATTGGAATCGTCATTAAAGCAGGAGCATCAACCGGAGGTATGGATATTCCCCCGCTTGTATTAAACAAAAAGCTTGGAATCTCAGTTTCAGTATCCTTGTATGTATTTGATTCCCTGATACTACTGTCCCAAATGCTTTTCGCGAACAAAGAACAGGTTCTATACGGGATTCTGCTCGTAATGATTTATACAGTCATCCTGGATAAGGTATTGATATTTGGAAAATCACGAATGCAGGTAAAGATTATCAGTGATAAATACGATGAAATCAACCAAAGTATTTTACAGCATTTGGATAGAGGCTCCACATTGATTCATTCCGAAACGGGTTATCGTCATGATAAAAGACTGGTTGTCCTAACCATTGTGTCAAATCGGGAACTCCCTAAGCTTAATAATCTTGTGCTTTCTATTGATCCTCAGGCTTTCATGATTATTAACCAGGTGAACGAAGTGAAAGGTCGCGGCTTTACAATGGAGAAATCATATGAATAA